A section of the Amblyomma americanum isolate KBUSLIRL-KWMA chromosome 2, ASM5285725v1, whole genome shotgun sequence genome encodes:
- the LOC144120313 gene encoding uncharacterized protein LOC144120313 produces MAGIKPPQPFDFQGAADWPSWIEEFEDYSFASGLSEKTEEIQPRTLLYTMGRKAREILQSLAVKDEDLKTFKVVKAKFEAYFVHTKNTVYERARFNRRRQQPGETVDEFATDLHKLAERCDFDNMKDRLIRDRFVVGLLDEALSEELQMDPKLTLATALARARTSETIKQQQADLKQREGTSAETYVAAVKNKETEQKREWNATLARRMKTASEKNCTYCAGSMHPRTSYPAKQQKCFYCQKLGHFGKACRIKNRERKLDGVTAPRCPDNDCPDNEHQFLGTVTPRQSKLSVHFVTVQINGHEVKMKVETGGEVTVVGENFPGMPSYLEKAANLRGPSDAGIDTCGKFQAEIAWKDNRCEQTVYAVKNLHMPLLGLPAINALGVV; encoded by the coding sequence ATGGCTGGGATAAAGCCTCCGCAGCCATTTGATTTTCAGGGCGCAGCAGACTGGCCCTCTTGGATTGAGGAATTCGAAGACTACAGCTTCGCATCCGGTCTCAGCGAGAAAACGGAAGAAATTCAACCAAGAACCCTTCTTTACACAATGGGCCGGAAGGCAAGAGAGATTCTTCAATCGTTAGCGGTAAAAGACGAAGATTTGAAGACTTTCAAGGTCGTAAAGGCAAAGTTCGAAGCCTATTTTGTTCACacgaagaacacagtgtatgagAGGGCCCGTTTTAACAGACGTCGTCAACAGCCAGGGGAAACTGTAGACGAATTTGCAACCGACCTCCACAAGTTAGCAGAGCGATGCGACTTCGATAACATGAAGGACCGTTTAATAAGGGATCGCTTTGTAGTTGGCCTTCTAGACGAAGCGCTGtcggaagagcttcaaatggacCCTAAGCTAACATTGGCCACCGCACTAGCAAGGGCCCGAACAAGCGaaacgataaagcagcagcaagcagacttGAAACAGCGGGAAGGTACGAGCGCCGAAACATATGTTGCAGCGgtaaagaacaaggaaacagaaCAGAAGAGAGAATGGAATGCTACACTTGCGCGTCGCATGAAGACCGCTTCTGAAAAAAACTGCACTTATTGCGCAGGTTCGATGCACCCGCGAACTAGTTACCCAGCGAAGCAGCAAAAATGCTTTTACTGCCAGAAGCTAGGGCATTTCGGAAAGGCTTGTCGAAttaaaaacagagaaagaaaacttGACGGGGTAACGGCACCTCGCTGCCCAGATAACGACTGCCCAGATAACGAGCACCAATTCCTCGGCACAGTTACACCGCGACAAAGCAAGTTGTCTGTGCACTTCGTGACGGTACAGATAAACGGCCATGAAGTAAAAATGAAAGTCGAAACTGGAGGAGAAGTAACGGTCGTGGGGGAAAATTTCCCAGGAATGCCAAGCTATCTTGAGAAAGCAGCAAATCTAAGGGGACCAAGTGACGCAGGCATTGACACGTGCGGAAAGTTTCAAGCCGAAATCGCATGGAAGGACAATCGCTGCGAGCAGACAGTGTATGCCGTAAAAAACTTGCACATGCCTTTACTAGGGCTACCTGCAATAAATGCCCTTGGAGTAGTTTGA